Proteins found in one Candidatus Zixiibacteriota bacterium genomic segment:
- a CDS encoding DUF4384 domain-containing protein, protein MMKDENKSSGIGLNEVVVSGFSPTALGRNPTYNNLLLVHEDVHQPQLLFRVGAVLHTPSHAIIPRRGVLHTPSHAIPRRGVLHTPSHASNHNKANGVGFLPATVRLRRRTRPTIILNKVVDMKKHLRNLMVIALAAIMTVAASADQKHGISRVDNLEIDVWVNKSDGATYYFGEDVAVYFRASEDCYAVIYDIDPAGNVSLLFPSDYNSDCFIRGEEVYRIPDAYDDYRLEVTGPKGKEYIYAVASPYRIDPPEFMRYEYFEYGNWDSYYDDFVHTMRGEMAVFVNDLNNRIVRNGSYISASTMFFIDNRYRHHSWYRYWRYDPYYIGSIWIGCDYPGAEIWIDGCYFGIAPILIPEIYIGRHWVWIYYHGYPCWQDYVYVTRGQRYYVDAKIKRKFRDFDYGRSNMKNWRFKQEKHRNDPGFVREAEKYRVKHTRPLHTPPSRVQKKYSDRIFNDGTYTEKINKQNSGLIFKEKNKKDNIHNYPQKDREYQIKREKSSKSLNSDDKDIIINKKQKQKKPNSGQTSVKKTDNKKSDNIKKNESKKAEPVRSKTSDKLKSGSSKSGSKYSKERGRK, encoded by the coding sequence ATGATGAAAGATGAAAACAAATCAAGCGGCATCGGGTTAAATGAAGTGGTTGTATCGGGTTTCTCCCCTACTGCGTTGGGTCGGAACCCGACTTACAATAACTTATTGCTGGTGCACGAGGACGTACACCAGCCACAATTACTGTTCCGCGTAGGGGCCGTATTGCATACGCCCTCGCATGCTATTATTCCGCGTAGGGGCGTATTGCATACGCCCTCGCATGCTATTCCGCGTAGGGGCGTATTGCATACGCCCTCGCATGCCTCAAACCATAATAAAGCAAACGGCGTCGGGTTTCTCCCCGCTACGGTCCGCCTTAGGCGGAGAACCCGACCTACAATAATATTAAACAAGGTGGTTGATATGAAAAAGCATTTGAGAAATTTAATGGTAATAGCGCTGGCCGCAATTATGACAGTTGCCGCCTCCGCCGACCAGAAACACGGCATCAGCAGGGTTGACAACCTTGAGATTGATGTCTGGGTTAATAAAAGCGATGGAGCGACATATTATTTCGGCGAAGATGTGGCTGTTTATTTTCGCGCTTCGGAGGATTGCTATGCGGTGATTTATGATATCGATCCAGCCGGCAATGTCAGCCTTCTTTTCCCATCCGATTACAACAGCGATTGTTTTATTCGCGGCGAAGAGGTTTACCGTATCCCCGATGCTTATGATGATTACCGGCTTGAGGTAACCGGACCTAAGGGCAAGGAATATATTTACGCCGTTGCCAGCCCCTACCGGATTGACCCTCCCGAATTCATGCGTTATGAATATTTTGAGTATGGCAACTGGGACAGCTACTATGATGATTTCGTTCATACGATGCGCGGCGAGATGGCGGTTTTCGTAAACGACCTAAATAATAGAATTGTTAGGAATGGGTCTTATATTTCCGCCTCGACGATGTTTTTTATCGATAACCGCTACCGGCATCACAGTTGGTACCGCTACTGGCGTTATGACCCGTATTATATTGGCAGTATCTGGATTGGCTGTGATTACCCGGGCGCCGAGATCTGGATTGACGGCTGTTATTTCGGCATCGCGCCAATTCTTATACCGGAAATATATATTGGCCGTCACTGGGTATGGATTTATTATCATGGCTATCCCTGCTGGCAGGATTATGTTTATGTAACAAGAGGTCAGCGATATTATGTCGATGCCAAGATTAAACGAAAATTCCGGGATTTCGATTATGGCCGCTCGAATATGAAAAATTGGAGATTTAAACAGGAGAAGCACCGCAACGATCCCGGTTTTGTCAGGGAAGCGGAAAAATATCGAGTTAAACATACCAGGCCGCTTCATACTCCGCCATCAAGAGTGCAGAAAAAGTATTCGGATAGGATTTTTAATGATGGAACCTACACGGAAAAGATTAATAAGCAAAATAGCGGATTAATATTTAAAGAAAAAAACAAAAAGGATAATATTCACAATTATCCCCAAAAAGATAGAGAATATCAGATTAAACGGGAAAAAAGCAGTAAATCCTTGAATTCTGACGATAAAGATATTATTATAAATAAAAAGCAGAAGCAGAAAAAACCGAATTCGGGACAAACTTCAGTAAAAAAAACAGATAATAAAAAGTCAGACAATATCAAGAAAAACGAGTCTAAAAAAGCCGAACCTGTACGTTCTAAAACCAGCGACAAATTAAAAAGCGGAAGCTCCAAATCCGGGTCGAAATATTCTAAGGAAAGAGGCAGGAAATGA